A DNA window from Turicibacter sp. TJ11 contains the following coding sequences:
- the nagE gene encoding N-acetylglucosamine-specific PTS transporter subunit IIBC, giving the protein MIKFLQRIGKSLMLPIACLPIAGLMLRFGQADVIEALGFIPGVDMVLPFLAAAGSALFNNLPLLFAVGVAVGLSDDQNGAAGLAGVISYLTLTNVCAEYWGQHYAVDIVGTLDISFLGGIIAGVIAGLAYNKFRNTKLPEFLAFFGGRRFVPIMTGLISFVVSIPLAIVWPVIQGFLANVSIQIAGLGAFGVAGYMFFNRLLIPLGLHHVLNSFFWFQLGEFNGATGDLNRFFAGDPTAGHFMAGFFPVMMFGLPALALAIYFAAKKEKRKAIGGMLLSLGFTAFLTGVTEPLEFLFIFLSPILLVLHALLSAISGFIVDLLGILHGFTFSAGFLDYILNFNFATKPLLLLVVGVVVAIIYFTVFYFAIIKFNLPTPGREDDEDEFTENTVISGDYKDLARQYVKYLGGIDNLLSVDNCATRLRLEVSDSSLIDEKGLKSVGARGIVHLNKTNVQVIVGTNVEFVSDAIKALLK; this is encoded by the coding sequence ATGATAAAGTTCCTACAACGTATCGGTAAATCGTTAATGTTACCAATTGCCTGCTTACCGATTGCAGGTTTAATGCTTCGTTTTGGCCAAGCAGATGTCATTGAAGCATTAGGTTTTATTCCAGGTGTTGATATGGTTTTACCATTTTTAGCAGCAGCCGGATCAGCTTTATTTAATAACTTACCACTGTTATTTGCGGTTGGTGTTGCTGTTGGGTTATCAGATGATCAAAATGGAGCAGCGGGATTAGCTGGAGTTATTTCATACTTAACGCTAACAAATGTTTGTGCAGAGTATTGGGGACAACATTATGCAGTAGATATCGTTGGAACACTAGATATTTCATTTTTAGGTGGAATCATCGCTGGTGTTATTGCAGGTTTAGCCTATAACAAGTTTAGAAACACCAAATTACCAGAATTTTTAGCCTTCTTTGGGGGACGCCGCTTTGTCCCAATTATGACAGGACTTATTTCATTTGTTGTTTCTATTCCACTAGCTATCGTTTGGCCAGTCATTCAAGGCTTTTTAGCTAACGTATCCATTCAAATTGCAGGATTAGGAGCATTTGGAGTTGCAGGGTACATGTTCTTTAACCGTTTATTAATTCCGTTAGGATTACATCATGTGTTAAATTCATTTTTCTGGTTCCAATTAGGAGAGTTCAATGGAGCAACCGGAGATTTAAATCGATTCTTTGCAGGCGATCCAACAGCGGGACATTTTATGGCTGGATTTTTCCCAGTTATGATGTTTGGTCTTCCAGCTCTAGCGTTAGCTATTTATTTTGCTGCTAAAAAGGAAAAACGAAAAGCAATTGGAGGAATGTTACTTTCATTAGGATTCACCGCTTTTTTAACAGGGGTAACTGAACCTCTTGAATTTTTGTTTATTTTCTTATCACCTATCTTATTAGTATTACACGCCTTACTATCAGCTATTTCAGGATTTATTGTTGATTTATTAGGCATTTTACATGGTTTTACGTTCTCAGCTGGATTTCTTGATTATATTTTAAACTTTAACTTTGCCACTAAACCATTACTTCTCTTAGTGGTTGGAGTAGTTGTAGCCATCATTTACTTTACTGTCTTTTATTTTGCAATTATTAAGTTTAACTTGCCTACTCCTGGTCGTGAGGACGACGAGGATGAATTTACAGAAAATACAGTTATTAGCGGAGATTATAAAGATCTAGCAAGACAATACGTTAAATACTTAGGTGGAATTGATAATCTTTTATCGGTAGATAATTGTGCCACGCGTTTACGTTTAGAAGTTAGTGATTCATCACTAATTGACGAAAAAGGTTTAAAATCAGTGGGTGCTCGTGGAATTGTTCATTTAAATAAAACGAATGTTCAAGTAATTGTCGGTACAAATGTAGAGTTTGTCTCAGATGCAATCAAAGCTTTACTTAAGTAA
- a CDS encoding YfcC family protein — protein MLSLKRAKTHEKEGTKEFKVPHTLVIISFILAIVAVATWVLPAGAYDRIVNDAGRTVVVDGSFSYVEQTPQGIFSLLQAPLEGMMGASEIIAFLFVVSGSIAIITKTRAIDAGMTNAVKSFKGKEMLMIPVITGLFSIGGAVFGMTEEAIPFITMLIPLCLALGYDSIMAMAISYMGCIVGFATAMINPFSVGVAQNIANVQAGSGVGYRTLVWAVTTIAATLFLMWYGRRIKRNPELSPVYEIDQARREQLKESENEHLEFTTRHKLILSLILLCLAGIVVGVLKFDFGISEIAALFLATGIVSGLIGRLSLDDMANSFVSGAKDMIGAAVVVGFARGIVILAENGQIIDTILYQLSNFIGQLPSLVAGYVMFFVQMFINFFISSGSGQAALTMPIMAPLGELVGITPQTSILIFQFGDGFSNAIFPTSAVLMACLGVSGIPWSKWVKWILPLQLIFGVLAIIFITVAILMGWS, from the coding sequence ATGTTAAGCTTAAAAAGAGCAAAAACACACGAAAAAGAGGGAACCAAAGAGTTTAAAGTTCCACATACATTAGTTATTATTTCTTTTATTTTAGCGATTGTTGCTGTTGCAACTTGGGTTTTACCAGCAGGAGCTTATGATCGTATCGTTAATGATGCAGGGAGAACAGTCGTTGTTGACGGATCATTTAGTTATGTTGAACAGACACCACAAGGAATTTTTAGTTTACTACAAGCTCCATTAGAAGGAATGATGGGTGCTTCTGAAATTATCGCATTTTTATTTGTAGTTAGTGGATCAATTGCGATTATTACAAAAACTCGTGCCATTGATGCCGGAATGACAAATGCGGTCAAATCATTCAAAGGAAAAGAAATGTTAATGATTCCGGTGATCACAGGATTGTTCTCAATCGGTGGAGCTGTCTTTGGAATGACGGAAGAAGCCATTCCATTTATTACAATGCTCATTCCTTTATGCTTAGCTTTAGGGTATGATAGTATTATGGCGATGGCCATCTCTTATATGGGATGTATTGTTGGTTTTGCTACCGCAATGATTAATCCATTTTCAGTTGGTGTCGCACAAAATATTGCTAACGTACAAGCTGGATCAGGTGTTGGATATCGTACATTAGTTTGGGCTGTAACAACGATTGCTGCTACATTATTTTTAATGTGGTATGGTCGTCGAATTAAACGTAATCCAGAGTTAAGTCCAGTTTATGAAATTGATCAAGCTCGACGTGAACAATTAAAAGAATCAGAGAATGAGCATCTTGAATTTACGACTAGACATAAATTGATTTTATCGTTAATTTTACTTTGTTTAGCGGGAATTGTCGTTGGAGTTTTAAAGTTTGATTTTGGAATTTCTGAAATTGCAGCATTATTTTTAGCAACTGGGATTGTGTCTGGGCTTATTGGACGCTTAAGTTTAGATGATATGGCTAATTCATTTGTTAGCGGAGCAAAAGATATGATTGGAGCAGCTGTTGTTGTTGGGTTTGCTCGCGGGATTGTGATCTTAGCTGAAAATGGTCAAATTATCGATACGATTCTTTATCAATTATCTAATTTCATCGGTCAATTACCTTCATTAGTTGCTGGATATGTCATGTTCTTTGTTCAAATGTTCATCAATTTCTTTATCTCATCAGGTTCTGGACAAGCAGCCTTAACAATGCCGATTATGGCACCACTTGGAGAGTTAGTAGGTATTACACCACAAACATCTATTTTAATTTTCCAATTTGGTGATGGATTCTCAAATGCTATTTTCCCAACAAGTGCAGTATTAATGGCTTGTTTAGGGGTATCAGGTATTCCTTGGTCAAAATGGGTTAAATGGATTTTACCGTTACAATTAATTTTTGGAGTATTAGCTATAATCTTTATTACAGTTGCCATCTTAATGGGATGGTCATAA
- a CDS encoding M20 family metallopeptidase, whose translation MKEQLLTIGESLKERLVQMNRFIHDHPELGNQEYQAVETLTTFLKEHNFEIKCPVAGLETAFEAVYDSGKPGLSVAYLCEYDALPELGHGCGHNMIGVISVGAGVALSKVIDEVGGKVYVFGTPAEETNGAKVTMTEAGVFNGLDAVMMVHPSGYTTESGTSLAMEALQFDYTGRPSHAAASPEDGINALNAVIQLFNGVDALRQHVTSDVRMHGIITNGGVAANIVPEHATAQFYIRAATKEYLAVVKEKVLGIAQGAALMTGATLEVSNYELSYDDLKTNEILSQTFNENIRSLGIKEIHPHKSSTGSVDIGNISNICPTIHPYIGIADCEITGHSQQMVDATVTDLAHERLVIAAVALAYTGYDVLSGAVKLK comes from the coding sequence ATGAAAGAGCAGTTATTAACAATTGGGGAATCTTTAAAAGAACGTTTAGTACAAATGAATCGCTTTATTCATGATCATCCGGAACTTGGAAATCAAGAGTATCAAGCAGTTGAAACATTAACAACATTTTTAAAAGAACATAACTTTGAAATTAAATGTCCTGTAGCAGGATTAGAGACGGCATTTGAAGCTGTTTATGATAGTGGAAAACCAGGATTATCAGTCGCTTATCTTTGTGAATATGATGCGTTACCTGAACTAGGACATGGATGCGGTCATAATATGATCGGTGTGATTAGTGTTGGGGCAGGGGTAGCTCTTAGCAAAGTAATCGATGAAGTGGGTGGAAAAGTTTATGTCTTTGGTACACCAGCAGAAGAAACAAATGGTGCTAAAGTAACGATGACAGAAGCAGGGGTCTTTAATGGATTAGATGCGGTCATGATGGTTCATCCTTCTGGCTATACAACAGAAAGTGGAACTTCACTTGCAATGGAAGCTTTACAATTTGATTATACAGGGCGTCCTTCACATGCCGCAGCATCTCCTGAAGATGGAATTAATGCTTTAAATGCAGTCATTCAATTATTTAATGGTGTTGATGCGTTACGTCAACACGTAACATCAGATGTAAGAATGCATGGAATCATTACAAATGGTGGGGTCGCTGCTAACATTGTACCTGAACATGCAACAGCACAATTTTATATTCGCGCAGCTACTAAAGAATACTTAGCAGTTGTTAAGGAAAAAGTGTTAGGGATTGCTCAAGGAGCAGCTTTAATGACAGGAGCAACGTTAGAAGTAAGTAACTATGAGTTATCTTACGATGATTTAAAAACAAATGAGATTCTTTCACAAACGTTTAACGAAAATATTCGTTCACTAGGAATTAAAGAAATTCATCCACATAAATCAAGTACTGGATCAGTGGATATCGGAAATATTAGTAATATTTGTCCAACCATCCATCCTTATATCGGTATTGCTGATTGTGAAATTACAGGACATTCACAACAAATGGTTGATGCAACAGTAACGGACTTAGCACATGAACGTCTAGTCATTGCAGCAGTTGCTTTAGCTTACACAGGATATGATGTATTATCTGGAGCAGTTAAGCTAAAATAA
- a CDS encoding AI-2E family transporter — protein sequence MKINWDKKYNTIAVYAFIVVSLSIIFYNVISKLEAFTGKLNEIVGIFQPFMIGFVIAYLLNFILKFYEEKIFKVKGLNKAKKSSIRGIGIFLSYITAGIIIYVFMQFVLPQLIESLVGLVNDIPKYVKELTIMVESQLYDMDINEEYMAIISKKFTELTNLLIQVLTNLLPIIGNGIMSVASSIWNIVLGIIISIYLLIDKEKFFALGKKVTASLFNEKHTRVILDLAKRTNLTFGRFIGGKIVDSAIIGVLTFIILTIFKMPYVLLISVIIGITNVIPFFGPFIGAIPSAIIILFVSPIQAIWFLVIVLVIQQVDGNIIGPKILGDSIGISAFWILFSILVAGKLFGLVGMIIGVPMFALIYSIIKDVIEARLKYKGLPTETTNYMD from the coding sequence ATGAAAATCAACTGGGATAAGAAATATAATACAATCGCTGTATATGCGTTCATTGTCGTTAGTTTAAGTATTATTTTTTATAACGTTATTTCGAAATTGGAGGCTTTTACAGGAAAACTAAATGAAATTGTGGGGATCTTTCAACCGTTTATGATTGGCTTTGTTATCGCCTATCTTCTAAACTTTATTTTAAAGTTTTACGAAGAGAAAATTTTTAAAGTAAAAGGATTAAATAAAGCAAAGAAATCTTCTATTAGAGGAATTGGTATTTTTCTTTCATATATAACGGCTGGAATTATCATTTATGTCTTTATGCAATTTGTTTTACCGCAATTGATTGAAAGTTTAGTTGGTTTAGTTAATGACATTCCTAAGTATGTAAAAGAACTAACGATCATGGTTGAAAGTCAATTGTATGATATGGATATTAATGAAGAATACATGGCGATCATCAGTAAAAAATTCACGGAATTGACAAATCTATTGATACAGGTTTTAACGAATTTATTACCGATTATCGGAAATGGTATTATGTCTGTTGCATCAAGTATTTGGAACATTGTATTAGGAATTATTATTTCTATTTACTTATTAATTGATAAAGAAAAATTCTTTGCACTTGGAAAAAAAGTGACGGCTTCATTATTTAATGAAAAACATACAAGAGTGATTTTAGATTTAGCTAAGCGCACGAATTTAACATTTGGTCGTTTTATTGGTGGAAAAATTGTTGACTCTGCTATTATTGGAGTTTTAACTTTTATCATTTTAACAATTTTTAAAATGCCCTATGTTTTATTAATTTCTGTCATCATTGGAATCACGAATGTTATTCCATTCTTCGGTCCATTTATAGGGGCTATTCCATCAGCGATTATCATTTTATTTGTTTCCCCAATTCAAGCCATTTGGTTTTTAGTCATCGTACTTGTTATTCAGCAAGTTGATGGAAACATTATCGGACCAAAAATCCTAGGAGATTCAATTGGAATTTCAGCTTTCTGGATCTTATTCTCGATTTTAGTCGCTGGAAAATTATTCGGATTAGTAGGAATGATTATTGGTGTTCCAATGTTTGCTTTAATTTATTCAATTATTAAAGATGTGATTGAAGCGCGTTTAAAATATAAAGGTCTACCAACGGAAACAACAAATTATATGGATTAA